One genomic window of Branchiostoma lanceolatum isolate klBraLanc5 chromosome 5, klBraLanc5.hap2, whole genome shotgun sequence includes the following:
- the LOC136434450 gene encoding uncharacterized protein — translation MSGPRASGFWRRMVLVLIATTATATGQACSSGYQMHNGICYKAFNTRKNFLDASSTCVADRGTLAMPKDAGTNAFLIDLKNRVDTDAIFRLGLTDRRQEGDWVWDDNVTLGSFRAWGPGQPDNAGGDEDCAEFFSASRESSKRNAWNDGSCTKADRKFICQVTTSEDCPIADYVRFNGVCYKSFTEPRSREESRQACASDGGILAMPRDSAINTFLASLAEVVRGRWLGLTDSNSDGQWEFEDGQTLTSSDFSNWLSGEPAPDNGRGGCVGFWEAGSKWDEKDCSKLRGFICQLHEDIDECADGTDNCHDNATCTNTAGSFTCACNSGYSGDGVTCTDINECTDGTDDCHSQATCTNTVGSFTCACNSGYSGDGFNCTDDDECADGSHNCHADATCTNTAGSFTCACNSGYSGDGVTCTDDDECTRGTDNCHSQATCTNTVGSFTCACTSGYSGNGLTCTVQGDLSCNSTAMSVSFRRDDLGRHDESSMHLRDPACTAGINATHVTFSTALDKCGTKAAENGTTNKIVYTNDVFAPLLQSSPDGGDVVTRTTVDRWTFSCHYVRDDSVSVGALFPVPAPSVVVLHGDGAFTLSMNLYRSDGFSRPYVQADFPVEVCMNLYAQSDFPVEVCMNLYAQSDFPVEVCMNLYAQSDFPVEVCMNLYAQSDFPVEVCMTMYAQSDFPVEVCMNLYAQSDFPVEVCMNLYAQSDFPVEVCMNLYTQSDFPVEVCMNLYAQSDFPVEVCMNPYAQSDFPVKVCMDLYAQSGFPVEVCMNLYAQADFPVEVCMNPYTQSDFPVEVCMNPYTQSDFPVEVCMNMYVQSDFPVEVCMNMYAQSDFPVESDFPVEVCMNLYAQSDFPVEVCMNPYAQPDFPVEVCMNLYVQSDFPVEVL, via the exons CTTGCTCCAGTGGCTACCAGATGCATAACGgcatctgctacaaggccttcaacaCCCGAAAGAACTTTCTCGACGCGTCTTCGACATGTGTAGCTGACCGTGGGACCCTAGCTATGCCGAAGGACGCCGGTACTAACGCCTTCCTGATCGACCTGAAAAACAGAGTGGACACCGACGCTATCTTCCGTTTGGGGCTGACTGATCGCCGCCAGGAGGGAGATTGGGTGTGGGACGATAACGTTACTCTGGGCAGCTTCAGGGCATGGGGTCCAGGACAGCCGGACAACGCTGGGGGTGATGAGGACTGCGCAGAGTTCTTCTCCGCGAGTCGCGAGTCCAGTAAAAGGAACGCCTGGAACGATGGATCATGTACCAAAGCTGACAGGAAGTTCATCTGTCAAGTCACTACATCAG aagatTGCCCAATAGCAGACTACGTCCGTTTTAACGGAGTTTGCTACAAGAGCTTTACGGAACCGAGATCGCGCGAGGAGTCCAGGCAGGCGTGTGCGTCGGACGGCGGGATTTTAGCCATGCCGAGGGACAGTGCCATCAACACTTTTCTAGCTAGTCTAGCAGAAGTAGTAAGGGGGCGCTGGCTCGGGCTAACGGACTCCAACAGCGATGGGCAGTGGGAATTCGAGGACGGCCAAACCCTGACGTCATCCGACTTTTCTAACTGGCTCTCCGGCGAGCCGGCACCAGATAACGGTCGCGGCGGCTGTGTCGGATTCTGGGAGGCTGGATCCAAATGGGATGAAAAAGACTGCAGCAAACTGAGGGGATTCATCTGTCAGCTTCATGAAG ataTTGACGAATGTGCAGACGGCACGGACAACTGCCACGATAAcgccacctgcaccaacacAGCCGGCTCCTTCACCTGTGCCTGTAACAGCGGCTACAGCGGGGATGGAGTCACCTGTACTG atatcaatgaatgtaCAGATGGCACGGACGACTGCCACAGCCAGGCCACCTGCACTAACACAGTCGGCTCCTTCACCTGTGCCTGTAACAGCGGCTACAGCGGGGATGGATTTAACTGTACTG ATGACGACGAATGTGCAGATGGTAGCCACAACTGCCATGCTGACGCCACCTGCACTAACACAGCCGGCTCCTTCACCTGTGCCTGTAACAGCGGCTACAGCGGGGATGGAGTCACCTGTACTG ATGACGACGAATGTACACGTGGCACGGACAACTGCCACAGCCAGGCCACCTGTACTAACACAGTCGGCTCCTTCACCTGTGCCTGTACCAGCGGCTACAGCGGGAATGGACTCACCTGTACTG TCCAGGGCGACCTGTCCTGTAACTCCACCGCCATGTCGGTCAGCTTCCGCCGGGATGATCTAGGCCGCCATGACGAGTCCAGCATGCACCTGCGCGACCCAGCATGCACTGCGGGGATCAACGCAACTCATGTGACCTTCAGCACTGCCCTTGACAAATGTGGGACAAAGGCGGCG GAAAACGGCACAACCAACAAGATCGTCTACACCAATGACGTCTTCGCACCCCTGCTGCAAAGTTCCCCGGATGGAGGTGACGTCGTCACCAGGACTACCGTGGACCGTTGGACGTTCAGCTGTCATTACGTCAGAGATGACTCCGTATCTGTCGGCGCCCTGTTTCCGGTACCGGCCCCAAG CGTGGTGGTCCTTCACGGGGACGGCGCCTTCACCTTGAGTATGAACCTGTACCGGTCAGACGGCTTCTCCCGGCCTTACGTACAGGCGGACTTCCCcgtggaggtatgtatgaacctgtacgcacagtcggacttccctgtggaggtatgcatgaacctgtacgcacagtcagacttccctgtggaggtatgtatgaacctgtacgcacagtcggacttccctgtggaggtatgtatgaatctgtacgcacagtcggacttccctgtggaggtatgtatgaccatgtacgcacagtcggacttccctgtggaggtatgtatgaacctgtacgcacagtcggacttccctgtggaggtatgtatgaacctgtacgcacagtcggacttccctgtggaggtatgtatgaacctgtacacacagtcggacttccctgtggaggtatgtatgaacctgtacgcacagtcggacttccctgtggaggtatgtatgaacccgtacgcacagtcggacttccctgtgAAGGTATGTATGGACCTGTACGCACAGTCGGGCTTCCCcgtggaggtatgtatgaacctgtacgcacaggcggacttccctgtggaggtatgtatgaacccGTACAcacagtcggacttccctgtggaggttTGTATGAACCCGTACAcacagtcggacttccctgtggaggtatgtatgaacaTGTACGtacagtcggacttccctgtggaggtatgtatgaacatgtacgcacagtcggacttccctgtggag tcggacttccctgtggag